In the genome of Vicia villosa cultivar HV-30 ecotype Madison, WI linkage group LG7, Vvil1.0, whole genome shotgun sequence, one region contains:
- the LOC131620743 gene encoding putative disease resistance protein RGA1, with amino-acid sequence MAEALLGVAFKNLMALLQNEFSITSQIKSKAEKLSATLDLIKAVLEDAERKQVTDRSIKVWLQQLKDAIYMLDDILDEYSIKSNQLRGVSSFKPKNIMFRHVFGNRLKNITERFDKIAETKNKFLLREGLTIRESSIEVPEWRQTSSFISEPKVFGREGDKEKIVEFLLTQARDSGSLSIYPIVGLGGVGKTTLAQLVYNDVRVSNNFNTKIWVCVSEAFSVKRILCSIIESITSRKCDSLHLDGIQIKVQRLLQDKRYFLVLDDVWNKNHELESGLSQQKWNKLKSVLLCGSRGSSILVSTRDEDVAEIMRTCQTYHLSGLPENECWLLFKQYAFGHDREERAELVAIGKEIVKKCGGLPLAAQALGGLMRSRSGEKEWLEVKDSRIWGLTHEDSILPALRLSYFHLTPTLKQCFSFCAIFPKDRIIMKEELIHLWLANGFISSRENLEVEDVGSMIWNELCQKSFFQDIKIDEYSGDISFKMHDLVHDLAQSIMGQECVILEDENMANLSKSTHHISFYFGPYLSVDESALKKVESLRSMFELNRDRYLQTNYFPFPTNSSLRVLRISPFQVLSLGSLIHLRYLELYDRNFENIPDSICNLHKLEILKLMNLSELRCLPKRLTCLQNLRHLVIEDCDSLSQLFPYIGKLSRLRTLSVYIIGLERGQNLIELHNLNLRGKLNIKGLKYVGSLSHAQDANLTAKKEIHEVCMSWSVDDYITDTPTVSSEQVLEGLQPHTNLKSLKIHYYNGLCFPSWIQTLTSLVSLELKGCNNCVQLSGLGKLPSLKKLELCDMNNLKFVDDNDDDDGESHNSMNVKIFPSLEELILFNLPGLVKLLKLERGEMFRCLSFLRISFCRQLRLSCLPYVKRLSVFGCNNELLSSISSFYGLTTLYLGIGTGITSFPEGMFRNLTCLQTLEVDAFLNLKELPNEPFNLALIRLHITYCNELESLPENIWEGLQSLRSLTISSCKKLRCFPEGIRHLTSLKVLNIFYCPTLEERCKKETGKDWNKIAHIPKIIIV; translated from the coding sequence ATGGCAGAGGCCTTACTAGGAGTAGCATTTAAGAATTTGATGGCTCTGCTTCAAAATGAATTTTCTATCACTTCCCAAATCAAGTCAAAGGCTGAAAAGCTATCAGCCACCTTGGATCTGATCAAGGCTGTACTTGAAGATGCTGAGCGGAAACAAGTCACAGACAGGTCTATCAAAGTATGGCTGCAACAACTCAAAGATGCTATATACATGCTCGATGATATTCTTGACGAGTATTCTATTAAATCCAATCAACTTAGGGGAGTCTCATCTTTCAAGCCAAAAAACATCATGTTTCGCCATGTCTTTGGCAACAGGTTGAAAAATATTACAGAGAGATTTGATAAAATTGCTGAAACAAAAAACAAGTTTCTTCTAAGAGAGGGTCTTACTATTAGGGAAAGCTCAATTGAAGTACCTGAATGGCGCCAAACCAGCTCTTTTATTTCTGAACCTAAAGTTTTTGGACGAGAAGGTGATAAAGAGAAGATTGTTGAGTTTCTTCTCACCCAAGCGAGGGACTCTGGCTCTCTTTCCATCTATCCAATTGTTGGCTTAGGCGGCGTTGGAAAAACAACTCTTGCTCAATTGGTCTACAATGATGTTAGGgtgagtaacaattttaataCAAAAATTTGGGTTTGCGTTTCTGAGGCATTTTCGGTCAAGAGGATTCTATGTTCCATTATAGAATCTATCACATCTAGGAAGTGTGATTCCTTACATTTAGATGGAATACAAATAAAGGTGCAAAGATTGTTGCAAGATAAAAGATATTTTCTAGTTTTAGACGATGTATGGAACAAAAATCATGAGCTAGAATCTGGATTAAGCCAACAGAAATGGAATAAGTTGAAATCCGTGCTGTTGTGTGGATCTAGAGGCTCTTCCATTTTAGTTTCCACTCGAGATGAGGATGTTGCAGAAATCATGAGAACATGCCAAACCTATCACTTGTCTGGGCTCCCAGAAAATGAATGTTGGTTGCTATTCAAACAATATGCATTTGGACATGACAGAGAAGAACGCGCAGAACTTGTGGCAATAGGTAAGGAAATAGTAAAGAAATGCGGTGGATTGCCTCTTGCGGCACAAGCATTGGGAGGTCTGATGCGATCAAGGAGTGGAGAAAAAGAATGGCTTGAAGTTAAAGACAGCAGAATTTGGGGTTTAACACATGAGGATTCAATCTTGCCTGCCTTGAGATTGAGCTACTTTCATTTAACTCCGACCTTAAAGCAGTGCTTTTCTTTTTGTGCAATATTTCCCAAAGATAGAATAATCATGAAAGAAGAACTGATTCATCTTTGGTTGGCTAATGGATTTATTTCGTCTAGAGAAAATTTGGAGGTCGAAGATGTTGGAAGCATGATTTGGAATGAATTGTgccaaaaatcattctttcaaGACATCAAGATTGATGAATATTCTGGAGACATTTCTTTTAAGATGCATGATCTTGTCCACGATCTTGCTCAGTCGATAATGGGGCAAGAATGTGTGATTTTAGAGGATGAGAACATGGCTAATTTGTCCAAAAGTACCCATCATATTAGCTTTTACTTTGGTCCTTATTTATCAGTGGATGAGAGTGCTTTGAAAAAAGTAGAGTCCTTACGCTCAATGTTTGAGTTGAATCGTGATAGATATCTACAAACTAATTACTTCCCATTCCCAACAAACTCTTCTCTTCGGGTTTTACGCATTTCCCCTTTCCAGGTATTATCACTAGGAAGCTTAATTCATTTGAGGTATTTGGAACTTTATGATCGTAACTTCGAAAACATCCCTGACTCAATTTGTAACTTGCACAAACTGGAAATCTTGAAATTGATGAATCTCTCAGAATTGAGATGTCTACCAAAACGTTTGACTTGCTTACAAAATCTTAGGCATCTTGTCATTGAAGATTGTGATTCACTTTCTCAATTGTTTCCCTACATTGGAAAATTATCTCGCCTAAGAACATTAAGTGTATACATCATTGGTTTAGAGAGAGGGCAAAATTTGATAGAACTACACAATCTAAACCTTAGAGGAAAACTGAATATTAAAGGGTTAAAATATGTTGGTAGTTTATCTCATGCTCAAGATGCCAATTTGACAGCTAAAAAAGAAATCCATGAAGTATGCATGTCATGGAGTGTCGATGATTATATTACTGACACCCCGACTGTTAGTTCCGAGCAAGTATTAGAAGGGCTTCAGCCACACACAAATCTCAAAAGCTTGAAGATACATTACTATAATGGCTTATGTTTCCCAAGTTGGATCCAAACTCTAACTAGTTTAGTTTCTCTTGAACTTAAGGGTTGCAACAACTGTGTGCAGCTTTCAGGACTTGGTAAACTACCATCTCTTAAGAAACTCGAACTATGTGATATGAATAATCTGAAATTTGTGGATGATAATGATGACGACGATGGCGAATCTCACAACAGTATGAACGTGAAGATTTTCCCATCTCTTGAGGAACTCATATTATTTAATTTACCAGGATTAGTGAAGTTATTGAAACTGGAAAGAGGGGAGATGTTTCGTTGTCTTTCTTTTTTAAGAATTTCCTTTTGCCGTCAACTTAGATTGTCATGTCTTCCATATGTTAAACGCCTCTCTGTATTTGGATGCAACAATGAGTTACTGAGTTCAATCTCAAGCTTCTATGGTCTTACTACCCTTTACCTTGGTATAGGTACAGGAATAACATCCTTTCCAGAGGGGATGTTCAGAAACCTTACTTGTCTTCAAACTCTAGAAGTAGATGCCTTTTTGAACTTGAAGGAGTTACCAAATGAACCCTTTAACCTTGCTTTAATACGTCTGCATATCACTTACTGCAATGAGCTTGAGTCTTTACCAGAAAATATTTGGGAAGGTCTGCAATCCCTTCGGTCCTTGACAATTAGTAGTTGTAAAAAACTGAGATGCTTTCCAGAGGGTATTCGACACCTCACTTCTCTAAAGGTGCTGAATATTTTTTATTGCCCAACATTAGAGGAGCGATGCAAGAAGGAAACGGGGAAGGACTGGAATAAGATAGCGCAtattccaaaaataattattgtTTAG